Proteins from a single region of Diaphorobacter limosus:
- the recG gene encoding ATP-dependent DNA helicase RecG has translation MVDQSPAQKALVKLGLTRPIDLALHLPLRYEDETRITPLRNTREGDMVQIEATVTASEVQLHPRRQLVVTVEDGTGSCELRFFSFYPSHQKTMAVGARLRVRGEVRGGFWGRQMLHPAFRKAEGELPQALTPIYPTVAQLPQAYLRRAVASAMARVELPETLPPGLQPPVARFDRENGLQRPWNLRESLLFLHHPSPDVALATLQDHSHPAWQRLKAEELLAQQLSQLTAKRERALLRAPELRPAQAAGAPALHERLLAALPFALTAAQRRVGEEIAHDLARPVPMHRLLQGDVGSGKTVVAALAACVCMDAGWQCALMAPTEILAEQHFTKLIGWLEPLLAERGQQVAWLVGGQKKKERAAMLERIASGAAALVVGTHAVIQEQVQFKNLALAVIDEQHRFGVAQRLALRQKLARHGLEPHLLMMSATPIPRTLAMSYYADLDVSTIDELPPGRTPVVTKLIADSRKDQVVERIAAQVAAGRQVYWVCPLIEESEALDLSNATATHVALSEALPGVTVGLLHSRMPSAEKKAVMEAFKSGTMGVLVSTTVIEVGVDVPNASLMVIEHAERFGLSQLHQLRGRVGRGAAASACVLLYSTGDSGRLGETAKGRLKAMAETTDGFEIARRDLEIRGPGEFLGARQSGDALLRFADLATDGALLDWAREAAPQMLDQHPLLAEQHIQRWLGTKSDYLKA, from the coding sequence ATGGTTGATCAAAGCCCCGCGCAAAAGGCCCTGGTCAAGCTGGGCCTGACGCGCCCCATCGACCTGGCCCTGCACCTGCCGCTGCGCTACGAGGACGAAACGCGCATCACCCCTTTGCGGAACACACGCGAGGGCGACATGGTGCAGATCGAGGCCACGGTGACCGCCAGCGAGGTGCAGCTGCACCCGCGCCGCCAGCTGGTGGTGACGGTGGAGGATGGCACCGGCAGCTGCGAGCTGCGCTTCTTCAGCTTCTACCCATCGCACCAGAAGACCATGGCCGTGGGTGCGCGGCTGCGCGTGCGCGGCGAGGTCAGGGGCGGCTTCTGGGGCCGGCAGATGCTGCACCCGGCCTTTCGCAAGGCTGAAGGCGAGCTGCCCCAGGCATTGACCCCCATCTATCCCACCGTGGCCCAGCTGCCCCAGGCCTATCTGCGCCGCGCCGTGGCGAGCGCCATGGCGCGCGTGGAGCTGCCCGAGACCCTGCCGCCAGGACTGCAGCCGCCCGTGGCGCGGTTTGATAGGGAAAACGGGCTACAAAGACCGTGGAATCTGCGCGAATCGCTATTATTTTTGCATCACCCATCACCCGACGTGGCGCTGGCCACGTTGCAGGATCACAGCCACCCGGCCTGGCAGCGCCTGAAGGCCGAGGAGCTGCTGGCGCAGCAGCTGTCGCAACTGACGGCCAAGCGCGAGCGCGCCTTGCTGCGCGCGCCCGAGCTGCGCCCGGCGCAGGCGGCGGGCGCACCGGCCCTGCACGAGCGCCTGCTGGCAGCGCTGCCCTTTGCGCTGACCGCGGCCCAGCGCCGCGTGGGCGAAGAAATCGCGCATGACCTGGCCAGGCCCGTGCCCATGCACCGCCTGCTGCAGGGCGATGTGGGCTCGGGCAAGACCGTGGTCGCGGCGCTCGCCGCCTGCGTCTGCATGGATGCCGGCTGGCAATGTGCGCTGATGGCGCCCACCGAGATCCTGGCCGAGCAGCATTTCACCAAGCTCATTGGCTGGCTGGAGCCGCTCCTGGCCGAGCGCGGCCAGCAGGTGGCCTGGCTGGTTGGCGGGCAGAAGAAGAAGGAGCGCGCCGCCATGCTGGAGCGCATCGCCAGCGGCGCGGCGGCCCTGGTGGTGGGCACGCATGCGGTCATCCAGGAGCAGGTGCAGTTCAAGAACCTGGCCCTGGCGGTGATCGACGAGCAGCACCGCTTTGGTGTGGCCCAGCGCCTGGCGCTGCGGCAGAAGTTGGCTCGCCATGGCTTGGAGCCGCACCTGCTGATGATGAGTGCCACGCCCATACCGCGCACCCTGGCCATGAGCTACTACGCGGATCTGGACGTCTCCACCATAGACGAGCTGCCGCCCGGGCGCACGCCAGTGGTCACCAAGCTGATCGCCGACAGCCGCAAGGATCAGGTGGTCGAGCGCATCGCCGCGCAGGTGGCGGCGGGGCGGCAGGTGTACTGGGTCTGCCCCTTGATCGAGGAGAGCGAGGCGCTGGATCTGTCCAACGCCACGGCCACCCATGTGGCGTTGAGCGAGGCCCTTCCTGGCGTCACCGTGGGCCTGCTGCATTCGCGCATGCCATCCGCCGAGAAAAAGGCGGTGATGGAGGCATTCAAGAGCGGCACCATGGGCGTGCTGGTCTCCACCACCGTCATCGAGGTCGGCGTGGACGTGCCCAACGCCAGCCTGATGGTGATCGAGCATGCCGAGCGCTTCGGCCTGTCGCAGCTGCACCAGCTGCGCGGGCGCGTGGGGCGGGGGGCTGCGGCCTCGGCCTGCGTGCTGCTGTACTCCACGGGCGACAGCGGCCGCCTGGGCGAGACGGCGAAGGGCCGCCTGAAAGCCATGGCGGAGACGACAGACGGCTTCGAGATCGCGCGGCGCGACCTGGAGATACGCGGCCCGGGTGAATTTTTGGGCGCGCGCCAGTCTGGCGACGCGCTGTTGCGCTTTGCCGACCTGGCCACCGATGGTGCGCTGCTGGACTGGGCGCGCGAGGCCGCGCCGCAGATGCTGGACCAGCACCCGCTGCTGGCCGAGCAGCACATACAGCGCTGGCTGGGCACAAAGTCCGACTATCTGAAGGCGTGA
- a CDS encoding LysR substrate-binding domain-containing protein, whose amino-acid sequence MTLTELKYIVAVAREKHFGRAAEACYVSQPTLSVAVKKLEDELEVKLFERSAGDVSVTPLGEEIVRQAQSVLEQAAEIKEIAKRGKDPLAGALTLGVIYTIGPYLLPDLVRHAIALTPQMPLMLQENFTVKLLEMLRTGEIDCAILAEPFPDTGLAIAPLYDEPFLAAVPSSHPLAERKNVSALELKNETMLLLGAGHCFRDHVLEVCPEFARFASNAEGIRRTFEGSSLETIKHMVSAGMGVTLVPRLSVPRDALHTGVRRRKSDDAHIRYLPIKESDGSAPPMRRVVLAWRRSFTRYEAIAALRNAIYACELPGVKRLS is encoded by the coding sequence ATGACTCTTACCGAACTCAAATACATCGTCGCCGTCGCCCGTGAAAAGCATTTTGGCCGCGCGGCCGAGGCCTGCTATGTCTCGCAGCCCACGCTGTCGGTGGCGGTGAAGAAGCTCGAGGACGAGCTGGAGGTCAAGCTGTTCGAGCGCAGCGCGGGCGATGTCTCGGTGACGCCGCTGGGCGAGGAGATCGTGCGCCAGGCGCAAAGCGTGCTGGAGCAGGCCGCCGAGATCAAGGAGATCGCCAAGCGCGGCAAGGACCCGCTGGCCGGCGCGCTGACCCTGGGCGTGATTTACACCATAGGCCCCTATCTGCTGCCCGACCTGGTGCGCCACGCGATCGCGCTCACGCCGCAGATGCCGCTGATGCTGCAGGAGAACTTCACCGTCAAGCTGCTGGAGATGCTGCGCACCGGCGAGATCGACTGCGCCATCCTTGCCGAGCCCTTTCCCGACACGGGCCTGGCCATCGCGCCGCTGTACGACGAGCCCTTTCTGGCGGCCGTGCCATCCAGCCACCCGCTGGCCGAGCGCAAGAACGTGTCGGCCCTGGAGCTGAAGAACGAGACCATGTTGCTGCTGGGCGCGGGCCACTGCTTTCGCGACCATGTGCTGGAGGTCTGCCCCGAGTTCGCGCGCTTTGCCAGCAATGCCGAGGGCATACGCCGCACCTTCGAGGGCAGCTCGCTGGAGACCATCAAGCACATGGTCTCGGCCGGCATGGGCGTGACCCTGGTGCCGCGCCTGTCGGTGCCGCGCGACGCGCTGCACACCGGCGTGCGCCGGCGCAAGAGCGACGACGCGCATATCCGCTACCTGCCCATCAAGGAGAGCGACGGCAGCGCCCCGCCCATGCGCCGCGTGGTGCTGGCCTGGCGCCGCAGCTTCACGCGCTACGAGGCCATCGCCGCGCTGCGCAACGCCATCTACGCCTGCGAGCTGCCGGGGGTCAAGCGCCTGAGCTGA
- a CDS encoding Dps family protein — protein MAKAAKTSKTVKTPASAQGIAAPGIRIGISDKDRAAIAQGLSRLLADTYTLYLTTHNFHWNVTGTMFNTLHTMFMEQYTELWNAVDPIAERIRALGHVAPGSYAAFGKLSSLDDVPADPPKALEMVRILVLGHEAVARTARELFPLADKACDEPTADLLTQRMTVHEQTAWMLRSLLED, from the coding sequence ATGGCCAAAGCCGCAAAAACCAGCAAGACCGTGAAGACGCCCGCTTCCGCCCAGGGCATTGCCGCCCCGGGCATCCGCATCGGCATCAGCGACAAGGACAGAGCCGCCATTGCCCAGGGCCTGTCGCGCCTGCTGGCCGACACCTACACGCTGTACCTGACCACGCACAACTTCCACTGGAACGTGACCGGCACCATGTTCAACACGCTGCACACCATGTTCATGGAGCAGTACACCGAGCTGTGGAATGCCGTTGACCCGATCGCCGAGCGCATACGCGCGCTGGGCCATGTGGCGCCGGGCTCGTACGCGGCGTTTGGCAAGCTGTCGTCGCTGGACGACGTACCCGCCGATCCGCCCAAGGCGCTGGAGATGGTGCGCATCCTGGTGCTGGGCCACGAGGCCGTGGCACGCACCGCGCGCGAGCTCTTTCCCCTGGCCGACAAGGCCTGCGACGAGCCCACCGCCGACCTGCTCACCCAGCGCATGACGGTGCATGAGCAGACGGCCTGGATGCTGCGCTCTTTGCTAGAAGATTAA
- the ubiA gene encoding 4-hydroxybenzoate octaprenyltransferase → MTATPPRSRLSLYLDLIRFNRPAGWLVLVWPTLVALWVAAGGFPGWHLLTVFVAGTVLMRSAGCCINDIADRGFDRHVKRTQARPITSGLVSVTEAALLGAALALVALALVLTTRWQAVAWSVPAVVFTILYPFTKRFFAMPQAFLGIAFNFGIVIAFAAVTGGVPGQAWVLWLANMFLVLAYDTEYAMVDRDDDLLIGMKTSAITLGRFDVAAIMLFFVACLALTAAVLVPLRLGWPLWLGLGLAAAQVLWHYRLIRTRTRAGCFVAFSKSHWIGAAIFAGVALGFALR, encoded by the coding sequence ATGACCGCCACGCCGCCGCGCTCCAGGCTCTCGCTCTACCTGGATCTGATCCGCTTCAACCGCCCGGCCGGCTGGCTGGTGCTGGTCTGGCCCACGCTGGTGGCGCTGTGGGTGGCGGCGGGCGGCTTTCCGGGGTGGCATCTGCTGACCGTGTTCGTCGCCGGAACGGTGCTCATGCGCAGCGCCGGCTGCTGCATCAACGACATTGCCGACCGCGGCTTTGACCGCCATGTGAAGCGCACGCAGGCGCGCCCCATCACCAGCGGCCTGGTCAGCGTGACCGAGGCGGCCCTGCTGGGCGCGGCGCTGGCGCTGGTGGCCCTGGCCCTGGTGCTGACCACGCGCTGGCAGGCCGTGGCCTGGTCGGTGCCGGCGGTGGTCTTCACCATCCTGTATCCGTTCACCAAGCGCTTCTTTGCCATGCCGCAGGCGTTTCTGGGCATTGCCTTCAACTTTGGCATCGTGATCGCCTTTGCCGCGGTGACGGGCGGCGTGCCGGGCCAGGCCTGGGTGCTGTGGCTGGCGAACATGTTCCTGGTGCTGGCCTACGACACCGAGTACGCCATGGTGGACCGTGACGACGACCTGCTGATCGGCATGAAGACCTCGGCCATCACGCTGGGGCGCTTTGATGTGGCCGCCATCATGCTGTTCTTCGTGGCCTGCCTGGCACTGACGGCGGCGGTGCTGGTGCCCTTGCGGCTGGGCTGGCCGCTGTGGCTGGGCCTGGGCCTGGCGGCGGCCCAGGTGCTGTGGCATTACCGGCTGATCCGCACGCGCACGCGCGCGGGCTGCTTTGTCGCCTTCAGCAAGAGCCACTGGATTGGCGCGGCCATCTTTGCCGGCGTGGCCCTGGGGTTCGCGCTGCGCTGA
- a CDS encoding CotH kinase family protein, with translation MDKNTCAQLASPPPSYPGGMVTLDTVNLDENKADDCEPEIKVLATSGDGLLKGAAAKMRLPGSSTRLATLKSYRVKFDKGADWQGEDTLNLNKHPYDLTRVRNKLAFDLMRQVPYHQSLRTQFVEIRYDAGAGTGAGAQPMGLFTHIEKLGGKSYLERRGWVAGSNVYKVAAFNFNPDARLQTLADGKAGPGFEELLEIENDSGNHGAIVQTVKALADDGTPFATSFNRHFDRNNYLAWLASAILLGNWDTVNQNFGLYQPLGGLCRRHPGAATRAGLGPHAAEPGGAARRAIPGACDRQRRRRQPQQRL, from the coding sequence GTGGACAAGAACACCTGCGCGCAGCTGGCCAGCCCGCCACCGAGCTACCCCGGCGGCATGGTCACGCTGGACACGGTAAACCTGGACGAGAACAAGGCCGACGACTGCGAGCCCGAGATCAAGGTGCTGGCCACAAGCGGCGACGGCCTGCTCAAGGGCGCCGCCGCCAAGATGCGCCTGCCCGGCAGCAGCACGCGCCTGGCCACGCTCAAGTCCTACCGCGTCAAGTTCGACAAGGGTGCGGACTGGCAGGGCGAGGACACGCTGAACCTGAACAAGCACCCCTACGACCTGACCCGCGTGCGCAACAAGCTGGCCTTCGACCTGATGCGCCAGGTGCCCTACCACCAAAGCCTGCGCACGCAGTTCGTCGAGATCCGCTACGACGCGGGCGCGGGCACGGGTGCCGGCGCGCAACCCATGGGCCTGTTCACCCATATCGAAAAGCTGGGCGGCAAGAGCTACCTGGAGCGCCGCGGCTGGGTCGCCGGCTCCAACGTCTACAAGGTCGCCGCGTTCAACTTCAACCCGGACGCGCGATTGCAGACGCTGGCCGACGGCAAGGCCGGGCCGGGCTTTGAAGAACTGCTGGAGATCGAGAACGATTCCGGCAACCATGGCGCCATCGTGCAGACGGTGAAGGCGCTGGCCGACGATGGCACGCCGTTTGCGACCAGCTTCAACCGCCACTTCGACCGCAACAACTACCTGGCCTGGCTGGCCAGCGCCATCCTGCTGGGCAACTGGGACACGGTGAACCAGAACTTCGGCCTGTACCAGCCGCTGGGCGGCCTTTGCCGACGGCACCCTGGCGCTGCAACCCGCGCCGGTCTCGGGCCGCACGCTGCTGAACCTGGGGGCGCTGCCCGCCGGGCAATACCTGGTGCGTGTGACCGCCAGCGACGCCGACGGCAACCGCAGCAACGCCTTTGA
- the proC gene encoding pyrroline-5-carboxylate reductase: MSHSHQPLPPIAFIGGGNMASAIIGGLIQQGLPASQIEVVEPFEPARAALLQGFGVSAQPTATAALARAALVVWAVKPQTFKDAAQQAAAHTQGALHLSVAAGIRSGSIAQWLSSERIVRAMPNTPALIAQGMTGLYARAAVTADERTLVEQVVATTGAWLWLEQESLLDAVTALSGSGPAYVFYFLEAMTDAGEDMGLTREQAHQLAVATFAGASELARRSDEPPAVLRQRVTSKGGTTHAAIESMEADDMAQRFMRALDAAEHRARELGDEFGATN, from the coding sequence ATGAGCCACAGCCACCAGCCCCTTCCCCCCATCGCCTTCATCGGCGGCGGCAACATGGCCAGCGCCATCATCGGCGGCCTGATCCAGCAAGGCCTGCCCGCCAGCCAAATCGAGGTCGTCGAGCCCTTCGAGCCGGCGCGCGCCGCGCTGCTGCAAGGTTTCGGCGTCAGCGCCCAGCCCACGGCCACGGCGGCGCTGGCGCGTGCTGCCCTGGTGGTTTGGGCCGTCAAGCCGCAGACCTTCAAGGATGCCGCGCAGCAGGCGGCGGCGCACACCCAGGGCGCGCTGCACCTGAGCGTGGCCGCCGGCATTCGTTCCGGCAGCATTGCGCAATGGCTCTCCAGCGAGCGCATCGTGCGCGCCATGCCCAACACCCCGGCGCTGATCGCCCAGGGCATGACCGGCCTGTATGCACGCGCCGCCGTCACTGCGGATGAGCGCACGCTGGTCGAGCAGGTGGTGGCCACCACCGGCGCCTGGCTGTGGCTGGAGCAGGAGTCGCTGCTGGACGCCGTCACCGCCCTGTCGGGATCGGGCCCGGCCTACGTGTTCTACTTTCTGGAGGCCATGACCGATGCCGGCGAAGACATGGGCCTGACGCGCGAGCAGGCGCACCAGCTGGCCGTGGCCACGTTCGCCGGCGCCTCCGAGCTGGCGCGCCGCTCGGACGAACCGCCGGCCGTGCTGCGCCAGCGCGTGACCAGCAAGGGCGGCACCACGCATGCGGCCATAGAGTCCATGGAAGCCGACGACATGGCCCAGCGCTTCATGCGTGCGCTCGACGCGGCCGAGCACCGGGCGCGCGAGCTGGGCGACGAGTTCGGCGCCACCAACTGA
- the glpK gene encoding glycerol kinase GlpK has protein sequence MTYLLALDQGTSSSRSIVFDPRGRIVAQAQQELPQIYPQPGWVEHDPMEIWRTQLATAQQALRQAGIGAADIRALGITNQRETTVLWNRATGAPLHHAIVWQDRRGEPSCAQLRSQGLEATIQAKTGLLVDAYFSATKLQWLLDNVPGARAQAERGELAFGTVDSWLIWQLTGGRRHVTDVSNASRTMLFNVRSNQWDDELLALLNIPRSLLPEVLPSSGDFGASDAGLLGAAIPIGGVAGDQQSALFGQACFKAGMAKNTYGTGCFMLMHTGANFQTSRNGLLTTSAAQPSSATQYALEGSVFVGGAVVQWLRDGLQAIRASSEVQALAESVPDSGGVMLVPAFTGLGAPYWNPDARGTITGLTRGSTLAHIARAALESIAYQSAALLSAMSRDAVANGGAPVSELRVDGGACVNDLLMQFQADLLGIPVVRPAVVETTALGAAYLAGLASGVYAGQDELTTLWQAERRFMPTLAREQAQALMARWEHAVAQAVLPA, from the coding sequence ATGACCTACCTGCTCGCCCTAGACCAAGGCACCTCCAGTTCGCGCAGCATCGTCTTCGACCCGCGCGGGCGCATCGTGGCGCAGGCCCAGCAAGAGCTGCCTCAGATCTATCCCCAGCCCGGCTGGGTGGAGCATGACCCGATGGAAATCTGGCGCACCCAGCTGGCCACGGCGCAGCAGGCGCTGCGCCAGGCAGGCATAGGCGCGGCCGATATACGCGCCCTGGGCATCACCAACCAGCGCGAAACCACCGTGCTGTGGAACCGCGCCACCGGCGCGCCGCTGCACCACGCCATCGTCTGGCAAGACCGGCGCGGCGAACCGAGCTGCGCGCAGCTGCGCAGCCAGGGGCTGGAGGCCACCATCCAGGCCAAGACCGGCCTGCTGGTCGACGCCTACTTCTCGGCCACCAAGCTGCAGTGGCTGCTCGATAACGTGCCCGGCGCACGCGCCCAGGCCGAGCGCGGCGAGCTGGCCTTTGGCACGGTCGACAGCTGGCTCATCTGGCAGCTGACCGGCGGGCGCCGCCACGTGACGGACGTGAGCAACGCCAGCCGCACCATGCTGTTCAACGTGCGCAGCAACCAGTGGGACGACGAGCTGCTGGCGCTCCTGAATATCCCGCGCTCGCTGCTGCCCGAGGTGCTGCCGTCCAGCGGCGACTTCGGCGCCAGCGACGCTGGGCTGCTAGGCGCCGCCATACCGATTGGCGGCGTGGCCGGCGACCAGCAAAGCGCGCTGTTCGGCCAGGCCTGCTTCAAGGCCGGCATGGCCAAGAACACCTACGGCACCGGCTGCTTCATGCTGATGCACACCGGCGCCAACTTCCAGACCAGCCGCAACGGCCTGCTCACCACCAGCGCGGCGCAGCCCAGCAGCGCCACGCAGTACGCGCTGGAGGGCAGCGTCTTCGTCGGCGGCGCCGTGGTGCAGTGGCTGCGCGACGGCTTGCAAGCGATTCGCGCCAGCAGCGAAGTGCAGGCGCTGGCCGAGAGCGTACCCGACTCGGGCGGCGTGATGCTGGTGCCGGCCTTCACCGGCCTGGGCGCGCCCTACTGGAACCCGGACGCGCGCGGCACCATCACCGGCCTGACGCGCGGCAGCACGCTGGCGCACATTGCGCGCGCCGCGCTCGAATCGATTGCCTACCAAAGCGCCGCGCTGCTGTCGGCCATGAGCCGCGACGCCGTGGCCAACGGCGGCGCCCCGGTGAGCGAACTGCGCGTGGACGGCGGTGCCTGCGTCAACGACCTGCTGATGCAGTTCCAGGCCGACCTGCTGGGCATTCCCGTGGTGCGCCCGGCCGTGGTCGAAACCACCGCCCTGGGCGCGGCCTACCTGGCGGGCCTGGCCAGCGGCGTGTACGCCGGTCAGGACGAGCTGACCACGCTGTGGCAGGCCGAGCGCCGCTTCATGCCCACGCTGGCGCGCGAGCAGGCCCAGGCGCTGATGGCGCGCTGGGAGCATGCCGTGGCCCAGGCCGTGCTGCCAGCCTGA
- a CDS encoding DeoR/GlpR family DNA-binding transcription regulator yields MNHNPRQLQLLAHVRQHHSASVEQLAEALGVTLQTVRRDVQRLTEEGLLTRFHGGARLPGSTVENLAHTQRESLHAEGKARIARAVAAQVPNGCSLILNIGTTTEAIARALMQHRGLRVITNNLNVAAILCANPDCEVIVAGGVVRARDRAIVGEAAVDFIRQFRVDIALIGISGIESDGTLRDFDLREVKVAQTIIAQAREVWLAADHSKFNRPAMVQLARLAQIDRLFTDAPPPEPFPALLQEAQVQCTIADG; encoded by the coding sequence GTGAACCACAACCCCCGCCAACTCCAGCTGCTCGCTCATGTGCGCCAGCATCACAGCGCCAGCGTGGAGCAGCTGGCCGAGGCCCTGGGCGTGACCCTGCAGACCGTGCGTCGCGACGTGCAGCGCCTGACCGAGGAGGGTTTGCTGACCCGCTTTCACGGCGGCGCGCGGCTGCCGGGCTCCACCGTCGAGAACCTGGCCCATACCCAGCGCGAGAGCCTGCATGCCGAGGGCAAGGCACGCATCGCGCGTGCCGTGGCGGCGCAGGTGCCCAACGGCTGCTCGCTGATCCTGAACATAGGCACCACCACCGAGGCCATTGCGCGCGCCCTGATGCAGCACCGTGGACTGCGCGTGATCACCAACAACCTGAACGTCGCCGCCATTCTGTGCGCCAACCCGGACTGCGAGGTGATCGTTGCCGGCGGCGTGGTGCGTGCGCGCGACCGCGCCATCGTGGGCGAAGCGGCGGTGGACTTCATCCGCCAGTTCCGCGTGGACATCGCCCTCATAGGCATCTCCGGCATAGAGAGCGACGGCACGCTGCGCGACTTCGACCTGCGCGAGGTGAAGGTGGCGCAGACCATCATCGCCCAGGCGCGCGAGGTCTGGCTGGCCGCCGACCACAGCAAGTTCAACCGCCCGGCCATGGTGCAGCTGGCCCGGCTGGCGCAGATCGACCGCCTGTTCACCGACGCGCCGCCGCCCGAGCCCTTCCCCGCCCTGCTGCAAGAGGCCCAGGTGCAATGCACCATTGCCGACGGTTGA
- a CDS encoding glycerol-3-phosphate dehydrogenase/oxidase: MNTANQDQPLGTDRAQLLARLAQPHTYDLAVVGGGATGLGVALDAAARGFSVVLLESHDFAKGTSSRATKLVHGGVRYLAQGNIALVREALHERTTLLHNAPHLAQPLAFVMPSYKLWETPFYGVGLKMYDALAGQAGLGSTQFLGRMETLRCLPTARADGLKGGVKYWDGQFDDARLALALARTAALKGALLVNYCPVRGLLHEGGKLAGLVCEDAESGQRFELQARAVVNATGVWVDELRQQDGQAMGKPVRPMVAPSQGVHIVVDRDFLPSDHALLVPKTADGRVLFAVPWLGKLILGTTDSPRKDLAREPLAFKEEVDFILGESAKYLRRAPGAQDVRSIWVGLRPLVKPQDEEGGNTKAISREHTVLASKSGLVTVTGGKWTTYRAMAEDVLQKCFDAGLLPARAAGVTNLLRMVGTPAQPPHQRICDAQGLHSYGSEAAAVRQLPGAEQWLAEGLSEAMVRFAARFEYARTVEDMLARRSRMLFLDARLAAELAPRVAAILQEELGRDPRLAEFLALAQQYQQLPT, translated from the coding sequence ATGAACACTGCAAACCAAGACCAGCCCCTGGGCACTGACCGTGCCCAGCTGCTGGCGCGCCTGGCCCAGCCCCATACCTACGATCTGGCGGTGGTCGGCGGCGGCGCCACCGGACTGGGCGTGGCGCTGGACGCGGCGGCGCGCGGCTTTTCGGTGGTGTTGCTGGAGTCGCACGACTTTGCCAAGGGCACCTCGTCGCGCGCCACTAAATTGGTGCACGGCGGCGTGCGCTATCTGGCGCAGGGCAACATCGCGCTGGTGCGCGAGGCGCTGCACGAGCGCACCACGCTCTTGCATAACGCGCCGCACCTGGCGCAGCCGCTGGCCTTCGTCATGCCCTCGTACAAGCTGTGGGAGACGCCGTTCTACGGCGTCGGCCTGAAGATGTATGACGCGCTGGCGGGCCAGGCTGGCCTGGGCTCGACGCAATTCCTCGGGCGCATGGAAACACTGCGCTGCCTGCCCACGGCGCGCGCTGACGGGCTCAAGGGCGGCGTCAAGTACTGGGACGGCCAGTTTGACGATGCCCGCCTGGCGCTGGCGCTGGCGCGCACGGCGGCGCTCAAGGGTGCGTTGCTGGTCAACTATTGCCCGGTGCGCGGCCTGCTGCACGAGGGTGGCAAGCTGGCTGGCCTGGTCTGCGAGGATGCTGAAAGCGGCCAGCGCTTTGAGCTGCAGGCCCGCGCCGTGGTCAACGCCACCGGCGTCTGGGTGGACGAGTTGCGCCAGCAGGACGGCCAGGCCATGGGCAAGCCGGTGCGCCCCATGGTCGCGCCCAGCCAGGGCGTGCACATCGTCGTCGATCGCGATTTTCTGCCCTCAGACCACGCGTTGCTGGTGCCCAAGACGGCAGACGGTCGCGTGCTGTTTGCCGTGCCCTGGCTCGGCAAACTCATCCTGGGGACGACGGACAGCCCGCGCAAGGATCTGGCGCGTGAGCCGTTGGCCTTCAAGGAAGAGGTGGATTTCATCCTTGGCGAATCGGCCAAGTACCTGCGCCGCGCACCCGGGGCGCAGGACGTGCGCAGCATCTGGGTTGGCCTGCGCCCGCTCGTCAAGCCGCAGGATGAAGAGGGTGGCAACACCAAGGCCATCAGCCGCGAGCACACGGTGCTGGCGAGCAAGAGCGGCCTGGTCACCGTGACGGGCGGCAAATGGACCACCTACCGGGCCATGGCCGAGGATGTGTTGCAAAAATGCTTCGACGCGGGACTGCTGCCGGCGCGTGCGGCTGGCGTGACCAACCTGTTGCGCATGGTGGGCACGCCGGCGCAGCCGCCACACCAGCGCATCTGCGACGCCCAGGGTTTGCATTCCTATGGCAGCGAGGCTGCGGCCGTCAGGCAGCTGCCCGGTGCGGAACAATGGCTGGCCGAGGGGCTGAGTGAAGCCATGGTGCGCTTTGCTGCGCGTTTTGAGTACGCCCGCACCGTGGAGGATATGTTGGCGCGGCGCAGCCGCATGCTGTTCCTGGATGCGCGCCTGGCCGCCGAGCTGGCACCACGCGTGGCGGCCATCCTGCAGGAAGAGCTGGGCCGTGATCCACGGCTGGCGGAGTTCCTGGCCCTGGCGCAGCAGTACCAGCAACTGCCGACCTGA
- the rplN gene encoding 50S ribosomal protein L14, whose amino-acid sequence MIQTESRLDVADNTGAKSVLCIKVLGGSKRRYASVGDIIKVSVKEAAPRGRVKKGEIYSAVVVRTAKGIRRGDGSLVKFDGNAAVLLNAKLEPIGTRIFGPVTRELRTERFMKIVSLAPEVL is encoded by the coding sequence ATGATCCAAACAGAATCTCGGTTAGACGTTGCCGACAATACCGGCGCGAAGTCCGTCCTGTGCATCAAGGTGCTGGGTGGTTCCAAGCGTCGCTATGCAAGCGTTGGCGACATCATCAAGGTGAGCGTGAAGGAAGCTGCTCCGCGTGGTCGCGTCAAAAAAGGCGAGATCTACAGTGCTGTGGTCGTTCGTACGGCCAAGGGCATTCGCCGCGGCGACGGTTCGCTCGTCAAATTCGATGGCAACGCGGCAGTGTTGCTGAATGCAAAGCTGGAGCCCATCGGCACCCGCATCTTCGGCCCCGTGACGCGTGAGCTGCGTACCGAGCGTTTCATGAAGATCGTGTCCCTGGCTCCCGAAGTTCTCTGA